One stretch of Corynebacterium auriscanis DNA includes these proteins:
- a CDS encoding basic amino acid/polyamine antiporter, with protein MDDPRTVRLGTLVSLIVGSCVGAGIFAMPQNIASVASPGAALIGWAITGVGMLCIAYVFQALALRKPHLDSGVYAYVRAGLGDFVGFASAWGYWLGTIIAQVGYATLFFSSLGFFVPIFDGSRPFIQAIFVSGLTWTIFAVLSRGVRQAAIMNVVATIAKVLPILAFLVLVAFLGFNTEVFTSDFWGRAATFGDNGNEVHSLTDQVKGMMLFTVWAFIGVEGASTYSKRARHRKDVSLATFLGFVIVFLLLMTVSFLSFGVVSREELAAMGDNSMASVLEHVVGPWGAGLISIGLCISVLGAYVSWQMLCAEPITLMAQDRLMPKIVGRTNSMGAPYVAQLMSAIVIQIFIVIFYLNESTYTTMVQLATSLYLVPYVFSSLYLLFLATRGRGISHPDAGKKFDLSGPDVSGSTNRLHLVLGLIAFVYSIWLLYAAELHFVLLGTLLIIPGMAIYVATRMANRERIFNAFEWVIATLVVLSAIAALYLIMTGQVSL; from the coding sequence GTGGACGATCCCCGCACCGTCCGCTTAGGCACCCTCGTTAGCCTCATCGTCGGATCATGCGTAGGCGCAGGCATCTTCGCCATGCCGCAAAACATTGCGTCCGTGGCTTCCCCCGGCGCCGCATTGATCGGTTGGGCGATCACCGGTGTGGGCATGCTCTGCATCGCGTATGTCTTCCAGGCACTGGCGCTGCGCAAACCACACCTAGATTCCGGCGTATACGCCTATGTCCGCGCAGGCCTAGGTGACTTCGTAGGCTTTGCCTCCGCCTGGGGATACTGGCTGGGAACCATCATCGCGCAGGTGGGTTACGCCACCTTGTTCTTCAGCTCGCTGGGATTCTTCGTGCCCATCTTCGACGGCTCGCGCCCATTCATTCAAGCAATCTTCGTATCGGGGCTGACCTGGACAATCTTCGCGGTGCTGTCCCGCGGTGTGCGCCAGGCGGCGATTATGAACGTGGTTGCGACGATCGCCAAGGTCCTGCCGATTTTGGCGTTCCTGGTGCTGGTCGCGTTCCTGGGATTCAACACGGAAGTCTTCACCTCTGATTTCTGGGGCCGTGCCGCAACCTTCGGGGATAACGGCAACGAAGTGCACTCCTTGACCGACCAAGTCAAAGGCATGATGCTATTCACGGTATGGGCATTCATCGGCGTGGAGGGCGCATCCACGTATTCCAAGCGTGCCCGCCACCGCAAGGATGTTTCCCTGGCCACGTTCCTGGGCTTCGTCATCGTCTTCTTGCTGCTCATGACCGTGAGCTTCCTCTCCTTCGGAGTGGTCTCCCGCGAGGAACTTGCCGCGATGGGGGACAACTCCATGGCCTCTGTCCTCGAGCACGTGGTGGGCCCCTGGGGCGCCGGCCTGATTTCTATCGGCCTGTGCATTTCCGTCTTGGGTGCGTACGTCTCTTGGCAGATGCTGTGCGCGGAACCAATCACCCTCATGGCCCAGGACCGCCTGATGCCGAAGATCGTGGGGCGCACCAACTCCATGGGCGCCCCGTACGTTGCGCAGCTGATGTCCGCGATCGTCATTCAGATCTTCATCGTCATCTTCTACCTCAACGAATCCACGTACACCACGATGGTCCAGCTTGCGACCTCCCTCTACCTGGTGCCTTACGTGTTCTCTAGCTTGTACCTTTTATTCCTGGCCACCCGTGGTCGCGGCATTTCTCACCCCGACGCCGGCAAGAAATTCGACCTCAGCGGTCCGGACGTCTCTGGTTCCACCAATCGCCTGCACCTAGTGCTGGGCCTGATCGCGTTCGTGTACTCCATCTGGCTGCTGTACGCAGCAGAACTGCACTTCGTACTGCTGGGCACGTTGTTGATCATCCCTGGCATGGCCATCTACGTTGCTACACGCATGGCCAACCGCGAGCGCATCTTCAATGCCTTCGAGTGGGTCATCGCCACGCTGGTTGTACTCTCCGCCATTGCGGCGCTCTACCTGATCATGACGGGCCAAGTAAGCCTGTAA
- a CDS encoding acyl-CoA dehydrogenase family protein, with protein MSQLSNTSNPNTLDLVAFDSLLSSSEISTRNAVADFGNHHLRPRIGEWFDTGQLPIKEIARSFGDLGILGMHLEGYGCPGGSAVEYGLACMEIEAVDSGLRSMMSVQGSLTMFAIHHWGSDEQKDKYLPRLAAGELVGCFGLTEPSAGSDVASMQTHAKREGDEWVLNGSKMWITNSPFADVLVVWARTESVDGNDENGGERNAGKPGHVGFIIERGTPGLSTPTINRKLSLRASVTGEIVLDNCRISDAQRLPHVSSLRGPLTCLNEARYGIIWGALGAARDCLQTTLAYTAQRPVFKRPLSSFQLTQAKLSDMTVELNKSLLMALQLGRLKDRGELKPHQTSAGKLNSTRVALDIARECRSLLGAAGITTEFSPMRHANNLESVLTYEGTAEMHQLIIGQALTGEAAFR; from the coding sequence ATGTCCCAGCTCAGCAACACCTCCAATCCCAACACTCTCGACCTCGTCGCTTTTGATTCCCTCTTGAGCTCGTCCGAGATTTCTACTCGGAACGCTGTGGCCGACTTTGGGAACCACCATCTGCGCCCCCGCATCGGCGAATGGTTCGATACGGGCCAGCTTCCAATCAAGGAAATCGCGCGCAGCTTTGGCGATCTGGGCATTCTAGGAATGCACTTAGAGGGATACGGATGCCCCGGAGGCTCGGCTGTCGAATACGGGCTGGCATGCATGGAGATCGAAGCCGTGGATTCCGGCTTGCGCTCCATGATGTCCGTACAGGGATCGCTGACCATGTTTGCTATCCATCATTGGGGTTCCGACGAGCAAAAGGACAAGTACTTGCCGCGATTGGCAGCTGGCGAGCTTGTGGGATGCTTTGGTTTAACGGAACCCAGTGCCGGTTCCGACGTGGCGTCGATGCAAACGCACGCCAAACGAGAGGGCGACGAATGGGTGCTCAACGGCTCGAAAATGTGGATTACCAATTCCCCCTTCGCGGATGTATTGGTGGTGTGGGCTCGCACAGAAAGCGTTGATGGTAACGACGAAAATGGCGGTGAGAGAAACGCTGGCAAACCCGGCCACGTTGGTTTCATCATCGAACGCGGCACACCTGGCTTGAGCACCCCAACGATCAACCGGAAGTTGAGCCTGCGCGCTTCGGTAACGGGTGAAATCGTGCTGGATAATTGCCGCATTTCCGACGCCCAGCGCCTCCCCCATGTTAGCTCCCTGCGAGGACCTCTAACCTGCCTGAACGAGGCTCGCTACGGGATCATCTGGGGCGCGCTGGGCGCAGCACGCGACTGCCTGCAGACCACGTTGGCCTACACCGCGCAACGACCCGTATTCAAGCGCCCTTTGAGCTCCTTCCAGCTAACGCAGGCAAAGTTGTCGGATATGACCGTGGAACTCAATAAATCCTTACTCATGGCTTTGCAGTTGGGGCGCCTGAAAGACCGGGGCGAACTAAAGCCACATCAAACCAGCGCAGGCAAGCTGAACTCCACGCGAGTGGCTCTAGACATCGCACGAGAATGCCGCTCCTTGCTGGGCGCGGCGGGCATCACGACGGAATTCTCTCCCATGCGTCACGCGAATAATTTAGAAAGCGTGCTGACCTACGAAGGCACGGCCGAGATGCATCAGCTCATCATCGGTCAAGCCCTCACAGGCGAGGCTGCGTTTCGGTAG
- a CDS encoding ABC transporter ATP-binding protein, translating into MTPMKRHGRKSTKATTPTKPATKPVTKSATKPATSADISEAEIEELGDSVGTMDGFGGGSTPRKAKAFWPSATRMVGLLAPQKAALAVVFAMVIISVVLSVIAPKILGKAMDVIFGGVISKQMPSGITKEQAIEGARAQGQEKLADMLTAVDVVPGQGIDFDKLGHYLLIVLAMYAVSVLFMWLQGRILNSLVMRVIYDLRREVENKINRLPLSYFDTRQRGDLLSRTTNDVDNVQQALQQAISQLIHSALTILGIIVMMFIVSWQLALIALVSLPLTALVIGIIGGKSQKLFADQWRETGRLNGHIEESFTGHELIQAYGRGADMQDVFDARNDQLFESASRAQFYSMMMMPLMQWLSYLSYVGIAVVGGLRVASGSLTLGDATAFIQYSREFNQPLGQLAGMMNMLQSGVASAERIFELLDAEEEKQDVAGLDGQAGQEAAGLDGRNEAGQNVAGLDGQAGQKAARSPLATRSEGAVEFRDVSFSYVEDKPLIRDLNLTVRPGQTVAIVGPTGAGKTTLVNLIMRFYELDGGQILLDGVDTARLSRQQLRSQVGMVLQDAVLFEGTIMDNIRYGRLDATDEEVIAAAKATFVDRFVHALPDGYQTVISQDSGSVSAGERQLITIARAFLAEPALLILDEATSSVDTRTEALVQKAMSALQSDRTSFVIAHRLSTIRDADVILVMKDGSIVEQGNHEELLAQGGEYAQLYAASVN; encoded by the coding sequence ATGACACCTATGAAGCGGCACGGCCGCAAGTCCACCAAAGCAACAACACCCACCAAGCCAGCTACCAAGCCAGTCACCAAGTCAGCCACCAAGCCAGCTACCAGTGCCGATATCAGCGAGGCGGAAATCGAGGAACTCGGCGATTCCGTGGGCACCATGGACGGTTTCGGTGGTGGCAGCACACCCCGCAAGGCCAAGGCATTCTGGCCGTCCGCCACACGCATGGTGGGGTTGCTCGCCCCGCAAAAGGCCGCGCTCGCGGTTGTGTTTGCGATGGTCATCATCTCCGTGGTCTTGTCCGTGATCGCCCCGAAGATCCTGGGCAAGGCAATGGATGTGATCTTCGGGGGCGTCATCAGTAAACAGATGCCAAGTGGCATCACGAAGGAACAAGCCATCGAGGGTGCCCGCGCGCAAGGCCAAGAAAAACTCGCGGACATGTTGACTGCGGTGGATGTGGTGCCGGGACAGGGGATCGATTTCGACAAGCTGGGGCACTATCTGCTGATTGTGCTGGCGATGTACGCGGTCAGCGTGCTGTTCATGTGGCTGCAGGGGCGCATCCTGAATTCGCTGGTCATGCGGGTGATCTACGACCTGCGGCGCGAGGTGGAAAACAAGATCAACCGGCTGCCGCTGAGTTACTTTGATACTCGCCAGCGCGGCGACCTGCTGTCGCGCACCACCAACGATGTGGACAATGTGCAGCAGGCGTTGCAGCAGGCAATCAGTCAACTGATCCACTCGGCGCTGACGATCCTGGGCATCATCGTGATGATGTTTATTGTCTCGTGGCAGCTGGCCTTGATTGCGCTGGTATCGCTGCCGCTCACGGCGCTTGTCATCGGAATCATCGGCGGCAAAAGCCAGAAGCTTTTTGCAGATCAGTGGCGCGAAACCGGGCGGCTTAACGGTCACATCGAGGAAAGCTTCACCGGTCACGAACTAATTCAGGCTTACGGTCGCGGCGCCGATATGCAGGATGTTTTCGACGCCCGCAACGACCAGCTATTCGAATCTGCCAGCCGGGCCCAGTTTTATTCGATGATGATGATGCCTCTGATGCAGTGGCTGAGCTATTTGAGTTACGTGGGCATCGCCGTTGTGGGTGGCCTGCGTGTGGCTAGTGGTTCGCTGACGCTGGGCGATGCCACGGCCTTCATTCAGTACTCCCGTGAGTTCAATCAGCCCCTTGGCCAGTTGGCAGGAATGATGAACATGCTGCAGTCCGGCGTGGCTTCCGCCGAGCGCATCTTTGAGTTGCTGGATGCGGAAGAGGAGAAGCAGGATGTGGCTGGACTGGATGGACAGGCTGGGCAGGAGGCGGCTGGACTGGATGGGCGGAATGAGGCTGGGCAGAATGTAGCTGGACTGGATGGGCAGGCTGGGCAGAAGGCGGCCCGCTCTCCACTGGCCACCCGATCCGAGGGCGCGGTCGAGTTCCGCGACGTGAGCTTCAGCTACGTGGAGGACAAGCCCCTTATCCGTGACCTCAACCTGACGGTCCGCCCTGGCCAGACTGTCGCAATCGTTGGACCCACGGGCGCTGGCAAAACCACGCTGGTCAACTTGATTATGCGTTTCTATGAGCTTGACGGTGGGCAGATTCTGCTGGATGGGGTGGATACTGCCAGATTGTCCCGTCAGCAGTTGCGTTCGCAGGTGGGAATGGTGCTGCAAGATGCCGTGCTGTTCGAGGGGACGATCATGGACAACATCCGCTACGGCCGTTTGGATGCCACCGATGAGGAAGTCATCGCCGCGGCCAAAGCCACGTTTGTGGACCGCTTCGTTCATGCACTTCCCGATGGTTACCAAACCGTCATCAGCCAGGATTCGGGTTCGGTATCCGCCGGTGAGCGGCAGCTAATCACCATCGCGCGCGCGTTCTTGGCGGAGCCCGCGTTGCTGATCTTGGATGAGGCTACATCCTCTGTGGACACCCGCACCGAAGCTCTGGTGCAAAAGGCAATGTCTGCGCTGCAGTCGGATCGCACCTCGTTTGTCATTGCGCACCGTCTATCCACCATCCGCGACGCGGATGTCATCCTGGTCATGAAGGATGGCTCCATCGTGGAGCAGGGTAATCACGAAGAGTTGTTGGCTCAGGGCGGAGAATACGCACAGTTGTATGCGGCGAGCGTGAACTAG
- the dnaJ gene encoding molecular chaperone DnaJ produces MAQNEWAEKDYYGDLGVSSSASADEIKKAYRHIARENHPDKNPGDTVAEDKFKRASEAYSVLGDKEKRAEYDELKRLIASGGFGTGGFGSAGFSSSGFGSSGFGSAGFGKFSDFGGEGFDVSDLLGGVFGASSGGRRHAGAGHQSQRSTRGTDVETEITLEFREATKGVTVPIRLTSPAPCQTCHGSGAKPGTTLKTCATCSGRGVTSEQRGGFGFARPCVDCAGTGTRVEDPCADCAGSGQQSRTRTITVRVPAGVVDGQKVRLAGQGAAGERGKPSGDLFVTVHVRPDKIFTRSGDDLKLTVPVSFSELVLGGAVTVPTLDSKVRVRIPQGTQDGTTLRVRGHGVNKRNGASGDLLVTVKVEVPKNLDEGAMSALRKYAEEEKRSGFDPRENWDGS; encoded by the coding sequence ATGGCACAAAATGAGTGGGCCGAGAAGGATTACTACGGTGACCTCGGCGTATCTTCCTCCGCGAGCGCGGACGAGATTAAGAAGGCCTACCGCCATATCGCCCGCGAGAATCACCCAGATAAGAACCCCGGCGATACGGTTGCGGAGGATAAGTTCAAGCGGGCCTCGGAGGCCTACAGCGTGCTGGGCGATAAAGAAAAACGCGCCGAGTACGACGAGCTGAAGCGGCTGATTGCGTCTGGTGGGTTTGGCACGGGCGGTTTCGGCTCGGCTGGGTTTAGCTCCAGTGGTTTTGGTTCGTCCGGGTTTGGCTCCGCCGGGTTTGGTAAGTTCTCCGACTTCGGCGGGGAAGGGTTCGACGTTTCCGATCTGCTCGGCGGGGTGTTCGGGGCTTCTTCTGGGGGACGACGCCACGCTGGTGCCGGCCACCAATCCCAGCGGTCCACTCGTGGGACGGACGTGGAAACGGAGATCACCCTGGAGTTCCGCGAGGCGACTAAAGGTGTGACGGTTCCGATCCGCCTGACCAGTCCTGCTCCGTGCCAAACGTGCCACGGTTCCGGTGCGAAACCAGGGACCACCCTGAAGACGTGTGCCACGTGTTCCGGCCGAGGGGTGACGTCCGAGCAGCGCGGCGGATTCGGTTTCGCCCGTCCATGTGTGGACTGCGCGGGTACGGGAACGCGCGTGGAGGATCCGTGTGCAGATTGTGCCGGTTCCGGGCAGCAGTCACGGACGCGGACCATCACGGTGCGCGTGCCCGCGGGCGTGGTCGACGGTCAAAAGGTGCGCCTTGCGGGGCAGGGTGCAGCAGGGGAGCGTGGCAAGCCATCCGGCGACCTGTTCGTCACGGTGCATGTCCGGCCCGACAAAATCTTCACCCGCAGCGGGGATGACCTGAAGCTGACTGTTCCGGTGAGCTTCAGCGAGCTCGTGTTGGGTGGTGCGGTGACCGTGCCCACGCTCGATTCGAAGGTGCGCGTGCGGATCCCGCAGGGAACTCAGGATGGGACGACGCTGCGGGTGCGCGGGCATGGCGTTAACAAGAGGAACGGCGCCAGCGGTGACTTGCTGGTCACCGTGAAGGTTGAAGTGCCGAAGAACCTGGACGAGGGCGCGATGAGTGCCCTACGCAAATACGCGGAAGAGGAGAAGCGCTCCGGCTTCGATCCGCGTGAGAATTGGGATGGGAGCTAG
- a CDS encoding alpha/beta hydrolase — MDIFIMENARPESILHAGNAVLHHSRQIVSGAGRARTLSDWEHAWTGIASSAANHRVQASINPIDILGMTAQGVAGVFLAHGQLLELVCRIVRGATAAARTAGMIIAPDGTVSPGPAGAVPGVNVWAVSASRALSAVLRGALSIARVSDAAATGAVHSATAGMKEAPKMGGGGWSGASELKEVPVDEQQNPFGTVRTYGRVGNAEEVITLVSGVGSSGEDSRAKTDLWARQKVTEAAAAGKQVAVVAWHGYPAPGSVAEAVSPSAAKAAAGDLREFQRELRQHAPNARLHVVGYSYGSTVVGLAGKTTDKGARPSPASPAFPTSPASPTSPPGLEADRISLWGSPGAGVGDAGDIAMLNHGTPNAGARQSDTPNESGQLTVERAPGDLIGLVTTPLGGPLGRDPASPMFHKGFDQKASATGWGEYLWRNLTDMYLWSRGETDSHSSYLWDPTMNPTMNPGTNPR, encoded by the coding sequence ATGGATATCTTTATCATGGAAAACGCTCGGCCCGAATCCATTCTGCACGCGGGCAACGCTGTGCTGCACCATTCCCGGCAAATCGTCAGTGGCGCGGGGCGCGCGCGAACACTCAGCGATTGGGAGCACGCGTGGACCGGCATCGCCAGCAGTGCAGCCAATCATCGGGTGCAGGCCAGCATCAACCCCATTGATATTTTGGGAATGACCGCGCAAGGCGTGGCCGGAGTGTTCCTCGCCCACGGGCAATTGTTGGAATTGGTGTGCCGCATTGTCCGCGGAGCCACGGCCGCCGCCCGCACCGCGGGGATGATCATTGCCCCAGATGGAACCGTATCGCCAGGCCCCGCAGGTGCCGTGCCCGGGGTGAACGTGTGGGCAGTGAGCGCCTCCCGCGCGCTAAGCGCGGTATTACGTGGCGCGCTGAGCATCGCTAGGGTGTCTGATGCAGCGGCTACGGGGGCAGTGCATTCCGCCACGGCGGGGATGAAAGAAGCGCCGAAGATGGGCGGGGGTGGGTGGAGCGGGGCGTCGGAACTAAAAGAAGTCCCGGTAGATGAACAGCAAAACCCCTTCGGTACAGTGCGCACCTACGGCCGGGTAGGGAATGCCGAGGAGGTGATCACGCTGGTCAGCGGGGTGGGATCCAGCGGGGAGGATTCGCGAGCCAAGACGGATCTATGGGCGAGACAGAAGGTCACGGAGGCAGCGGCGGCGGGGAAACAGGTGGCCGTGGTCGCGTGGCACGGATACCCGGCCCCAGGCAGTGTGGCCGAAGCGGTTTCCCCCAGCGCGGCGAAGGCGGCCGCGGGTGATCTGCGGGAATTTCAGCGCGAACTGCGGCAACACGCTCCCAATGCGCGACTGCATGTCGTGGGTTATAGCTATGGCTCCACAGTGGTGGGATTAGCGGGCAAAACCACAGACAAAGGGGCACGGCCCTCCCCTGCCTCCCCTGCTTTCCCTACTTCCCCTGCTTCCCCCACTTCCCCGCCCGGTCTCGAAGCCGACCGGATCTCCCTATGGGGCTCACCCGGCGCGGGTGTGGGCGATGCAGGGGATATCGCGATGCTCAACCATGGCACACCGAACGCCGGGGCACGGCAGTCCGATACACCAAATGAGTCAGGCCAGCTGACAGTGGAACGCGCGCCCGGTGACCTCATTGGCCTAGTTACCACTCCGCTGGGCGGCCCGTTAGGGCGGGACCCGGCCTCACCAATGTTCCACAAGGGCTTTGACCAAAAAGCCAGTGCGACCGGCTGGGGCGAATACCTATGGCGCAACCTCACTGACATGTATCTATGGTCCCGTGGGGAAACGGACTCTCATAGTTCGTACCTGTGGGACCCCACAATGAACCCCACAATGAACCCCGGAACGAACCCACGATGA
- a CDS encoding ABC transporter ATP-binding protein, with the protein MHLLRLLRQYLKPYTWYVVFVLILQTLSTLAVLYLPTLNARIIDKGVATGDIGYIWSTGGVMVGVALVQVVTAIVATWFGARAAMGVGHDIRRDVYRTVDAYSAEDIGKFGTPTLITRGTNDVQQVQMVLLMILNFMVMAPIMSIGGIIMAVREDVHLSWLLWVSVPVLLIVVGFLVSRLVPMFTAMQDKIDTINEIMREQITGIRVVRAFVREDHEAQRFAAANRDITDISVRIGRVFVLMFPVITLILHLATAAVLWFGGHRVDDGLMQVGSLTAFMQYLLQILVAVMMGTFMAMMLPRAIVCAERINEVFDNQPSIADPASPVVPARSTGTVEFNNVTFAYPGAESPVLRDVSFTAKPGQTVAIIGATGAGKSTLINLIPRLYSPTSGRVLIDGVDVRDLSRQDLAQRVGLVPQKAFLFSGTVADNLRFGNREATESDLWDALRIAQAEDFVRTRTTGEGETTAHGLESSISQGGTDVSGGQRQRLSIARALVAQPRLFLFDDSFSALDVKTDATLRRALRSHTGDAVVLMVAQRVSTIAEADLILVMEAGRIVARGTHEELLQSSATYQEIVRSQLSAEEAS; encoded by the coding sequence ATGCATCTGCTCCGGCTGTTACGTCAGTACTTAAAGCCATACACGTGGTATGTGGTTTTCGTCCTCATTCTGCAAACACTGTCCACCTTGGCAGTGCTATACCTCCCCACGCTGAACGCCCGCATTATTGACAAGGGCGTGGCCACCGGCGACATCGGCTACATCTGGTCCACGGGTGGGGTCATGGTCGGCGTGGCACTCGTCCAAGTTGTCACCGCCATCGTTGCCACCTGGTTCGGAGCGCGGGCAGCCATGGGTGTGGGCCACGATATTCGCCGGGATGTCTACCGCACCGTCGATGCCTACAGCGCCGAGGACATCGGCAAATTCGGCACCCCCACGCTGATCACGCGCGGCACCAATGATGTGCAGCAAGTTCAGATGGTGTTGCTCATGATCCTGAACTTCATGGTTATGGCCCCCATCATGAGCATCGGTGGCATCATCATGGCCGTCCGGGAGGATGTCCACCTATCGTGGCTGCTTTGGGTCTCCGTACCTGTCCTGCTGATCGTGGTGGGGTTCTTAGTGTCCAGGCTGGTACCCATGTTCACCGCGATGCAGGACAAAATCGATACGATCAACGAGATCATGCGCGAGCAAATCACCGGCATCCGCGTGGTCCGCGCCTTCGTCCGTGAGGATCACGAAGCCCAGCGTTTCGCAGCTGCCAACCGGGACATCACCGATATTTCCGTTCGCATCGGGCGCGTATTCGTGCTCATGTTCCCCGTCATCACGTTGATCTTGCACCTAGCTACGGCTGCCGTGCTGTGGTTCGGCGGCCACCGCGTGGACGATGGCCTAATGCAGGTGGGCTCGCTCACCGCGTTTATGCAGTACTTGCTGCAGATCCTCGTTGCCGTGATGATGGGAACGTTCATGGCCATGATGCTGCCCCGCGCGATCGTCTGCGCCGAGCGCATCAACGAAGTCTTCGACAACCAGCCCTCCATCGCCGATCCCGCCTCCCCGGTCGTTCCTGCGCGGTCCACTGGAACCGTCGAATTCAACAACGTCACCTTCGCCTATCCGGGTGCTGAATCCCCCGTGCTTCGCGACGTCAGCTTCACTGCCAAGCCCGGCCAAACCGTCGCCATCATTGGCGCCACGGGCGCGGGCAAATCCACCCTCATCAACCTCATTCCGCGGTTGTACTCCCCCACGTCCGGCCGGGTCCTCATCGACGGGGTGGACGTCCGCGACCTGTCCCGGCAGGATCTTGCCCAGCGCGTTGGCCTGGTCCCGCAAAAGGCATTCCTCTTTTCCGGCACCGTGGCGGATAACTTGCGCTTCGGTAATCGAGAGGCCACAGAATCCGATCTCTGGGATGCCCTCCGCATCGCCCAAGCCGAGGATTTTGTGCGCACCCGCACCACCGGCGAGGGCGAAACCACAGCTCACGGCCTTGAGTCATCCATCTCCCAGGGTGGCACGGACGTCTCGGGCGGTCAGCGCCAGCGCCTCTCCATCGCCCGGGCTCTCGTGGCTCAGCCGCGGCTGTTTCTTTTCGACGATTCCTTCTCGGCCTTGGATGTGAAGACCGACGCCACGCTGCGCAGAGCCTTGCGCTCCCACACCGGCGACGCGGTGGTGCTGATGGTCGCCCAGCGAGTGTCCACCATCGCCGAAGCCGACCTCATCCTCGTTATGGAAGCCGGCCGCATCGTTGCACGGGGAACCCACGAGGAGCTACTTCAATCCTCGGCCACCTACCAAGAGATTGTCCGTTCGCAGCTGAGTGCCGAGGAGGCGTCATGA
- a CDS encoding heat shock protein transcriptional repressor HspR, with protein MFVISVAAEITGMHAQTLRTYDRIGLVTPERTRGGGRRYSREDIDQLREIQRLSHEEGVNLAGIKTIIEQQNRIARLNREIDSLEAEAAMLRHKLTELQTRLDRGEGGGRSRGEIVHVPRSTAVVLWEQRRGKRR; from the coding sequence GTGTTCGTCATATCCGTAGCAGCGGAGATCACGGGAATGCATGCGCAAACATTGCGCACGTATGACCGCATCGGGCTGGTCACACCCGAGCGCACCCGCGGTGGCGGGCGCCGGTACTCGCGCGAGGATATTGATCAGCTGCGGGAAATCCAGCGTCTCTCGCACGAGGAGGGTGTGAACCTCGCCGGGATAAAAACGATCATTGAGCAGCAGAATCGCATCGCCCGCCTGAACCGGGAAATTGATTCCCTCGAGGCGGAAGCCGCGATGTTGCGTCACAAGCTCACCGAGTTGCAAACCCGCCTGGACCGGGGAGAAGGTGGCGGGCGCTCGCGGGGCGAGATCGTTCATGTGCCACGTTCCACTGCGGTGGTGTTGTGGGAGCAGCGGCGGGGAAAGCGGCGCTAG
- a CDS encoding carbon-nitrogen hydrolase family protein produces MRIAVIQMIAEPDVEANLARIRKYIASGANGGADLVVFPEAAMFPFDSGRLDMVAQPLDGPFAAAIQETAEKHGTTAVVGMFTPADTVYRLPTGELTEKQPADTPDANRFRRVYNTLLVAGPDGVKHYNKIHTYDAFGYRESNTVKPGDKRVTFDVAGTTVGLATCYDIRFPGHFVAMAEAGAKVMVVPTSWQDGPGKLDQWRALTVARALDSTSYLVAAGMARPGSPDRYGHSDGPTGIGHSAVIGPNGARLAETGYAAQVLMIDIDPTHVEKARKTLPVLQGHRLDMEIEGLRQTPAQGLD; encoded by the coding sequence ATGCGTATTGCCGTGATTCAGATGATCGCTGAGCCCGATGTGGAAGCCAACCTGGCGCGAATTCGTAAATATATCGCGTCTGGGGCCAATGGTGGGGCTGACCTCGTGGTGTTCCCAGAAGCTGCGATGTTCCCCTTTGACAGCGGTCGGCTGGATATGGTGGCCCAACCGTTGGATGGGCCATTCGCGGCGGCGATTCAAGAGACCGCGGAGAAGCACGGCACAACCGCGGTGGTGGGAATGTTCACCCCCGCGGATACCGTGTACCGCCTGCCGACGGGCGAGCTGACGGAGAAGCAACCCGCGGACACTCCCGATGCCAACCGGTTCCGTCGCGTGTACAACACGTTGCTGGTCGCGGGGCCAGACGGGGTTAAGCACTACAACAAGATCCACACTTATGACGCGTTTGGCTACCGTGAGTCGAATACCGTGAAGCCCGGTGATAAGCGAGTGACGTTCGACGTGGCTGGCACCACCGTGGGGTTGGCCACGTGCTACGACATTCGGTTCCCAGGACATTTCGTGGCGATGGCGGAGGCCGGTGCGAAGGTAATGGTCGTCCCCACCAGCTGGCAGGATGGGCCGGGCAAGCTGGATCAATGGCGCGCGTTGACCGTGGCGCGTGCCTTGGATTCCACCAGTTACTTGGTGGCGGCGGGCATGGCTCGACCAGGGTCTCCGGATCGCTACGGACACTCCGATGGGCCCACGGGCATTGGACATTCCGCGGTGATTGGCCCTAATGGTGCGCGTTTGGCCGAGACCGGTTATGCCGCGCAGGTGCTCATGATCGATATCGACCCAACCCACGTGGAGAAAGCGCGCAAGACCCTGCCCGTTCTGCAGGGGCATCGGTTGGATATGGAGATCGAAGGGCTGCGACAGACCCCGGCGCAGGGGTTAGATTAG